The Streptomyces halobius genomic interval ACCCAGGCGGACAAGTACCCCGCGCAGCTGTCCGGCGGGCAGCAGCAGCGAGTGGCAATCGCCCGTGCGCTGGCGATGGACCCGAAGGTGATGCTGTTCGACGAGCCGACCTCCGCGCTCGACCCGGAGATGATCAACGAGGTGCTGGACGTGATGCAGCAACTCGCCCGGGAGGGCATGACGATGGTCGTGGTCACCCATGAGATGGGCTTCGCGCGCTCCGCGGCCAACCGCGTCGTCTTCATGGCGGACGGCCGCATCGTCGAAGAGGCCGAGCCGAACCAGTTCTTCAACAACCCGCGCAGCGACCGCGCGAAGGACTTCCTGTCGAAGATCCTTCACCACTGAATCCTTCACCACTGATCCTTCACTGAGCCCGCGGTCGGGCCACGATGATTGCCAACACCTGTTGAACCAAAGGATGTTCACCATGACGATGCGTAAGACGGCTGCGGCGGGTGCGCTGGTGCTCGCACTGACGATGACGGCGACCGCGTGCGGCGGCGAGTCGGGGACGGCGGGCGACAAGCCGGCCGGCGGGGATGTGTACGACGGCACCTACAAGGTCGCCGAGAACATCAAGATCGACTCGGCGGTGCTGAAGAAGGCGCAGAAGGCCAAGAAGATCAGGATCGGCGTCAAGGCGGACCAGCCGTTCCTGGGCTTCCAGAACGCCACGTCGAAGAAGTACTCCGGTTTCGACATCGAGATCGCCAAGATGATCGCGGCCGACCTCGGCTTCTCGAAGGACCAGATCGATTTCAAGACGATCAACTCCAACAGCCGTGAGACCACGATCTCCAGGGGCGCCATCGACTATTACGTCGGTACGTACACGATCAACGACGAGCGCAAGCAGCAGGTCGGCTTCGCCGGCCCGTACTACACCGCGGGCGCGGACCTCTTGGTGCGCAAGGAGGACAAGTCCATCACCGGCCCGGACAGCCTCAAGGGCAAGAAGGTCTGCTCCATCGTCGGCTCGACTCCCCTCCAGGAGATCAAGAAGCCGAAGTACGGCGCGGAGACCATCGAGGACGGCACGTACTCGGACTGCGTGAAGAAGCTGGTGGACAACCAGGTCGACGCGGTCACCACCGACGACGCGATCCTCAAGGGCTACGCCGCCCAGCGCCCTGAGAAGCTCCGGGTCATCGGCAAGCCGTTCACCAAGGAGCCCTACGGCGTCGGCATGATCAAGGATGACAAGGCCCTGCGCGACGCGATCACCACCGCGCTGGAGAACCACATCAAGAACGGTGACTACAAGAAGGCGTACGCGGAGACGCTCGGCAAGTCCGGCTCGGACTTCGTCGCCCCCGAGACGCCGCTGCCGCGGTACTGAGGCGCCGCGCGCACTCATCTGACCGCGCCGCCCCGTACGCCCGCCGCGGCGGGCGTACGGGGCGCGCTGTCTTCCGCCCCGCCCGGCCCCTGTCCGCTATCCCCGCCGTCGACCTGACCGCTACCGCGGAGACCTCATGAACGTACTCCTCGATTATCTGCCCGAGTTCCGTGACGGGTTCCTCGGAACCCTGGCGATCACCGGCTCCAGCGCGCTGCTCGCCCTGGTCCTCGGCATACTCATAGCCGGTTTCCGGGTCTCTCCGATTCCGCCGCTGCGCGTCTTCGGGACGGCCTGGGTCACCATCCTGCGCAACACCCCGCTGACCCTGCTCTTCCTCGTCGCCGTCTTCGTGGTGCCGCAGATCCTCGTCCCCGGTGCGAGCCCGTTCGTGCTGGCCACGCTGGCACTCGGCTTCTACACCTCGTCGTTCGTGTGCGAGGCGGTGCGGTCCGGCATCAACACCGTGCCGCTGGGCCAGGCGGAGGCCGCGCGCAGCATCGGCATGACGTTCTCCCAGACGCTGCGACTGGTCGTTCTTCCGCAGGCCACGCGCACCGTGCTGCCCCCGATGAGCAGCATCTTCATCGCACTGACGAAGAACTCCGCGATCGCGGGCGCGTTCAGCGTCACCGAGCTGTTCGCCCACTCCAAGCTGCTCAGCGACAGGGGATACGACATCGCGTGGATCTTCCTGTGGATCGCGCTCGCCTACCTCGTCATCACCTTCTCCATCAGCGGTCTCTTCCGTCTGCTGGAACGCCGGATGGGAGTCGCGCGATGAGCGGAAGCCACAGGCGGAACAGCATGACGTGGGTGCCACGCGCGCGCGGGGCGGAACGAAGCGAGGTAAGGGCATGAGTGGGGCAAGCGTTCTCTACGACGTACCGGGGCCGAAGGCGAAGGTACGCAACCGCGTCTACTCGGTCATCGGGTCGCTCGCCGTGCTGGCCGTGCTCGCCTTCGTCGTGATGCGGCTCAACGACAAGGGACAGTTCGACCCCGCGAAGTGGAACATCTTCAACTACGCGGGCGTGCGCACCAGTATCCGCGACGGCATGCTGGTCACCCTCCAGGTCTTCGCGGTCGCCGCGGTGCTGTCCCTGGTGCTGGGCGTGCTGCTCGCCGTGGCACGGCTGTCCGACCACAAGCCCGTCCGCTGGCTGGCGACCGGGTTCATCGAGCTCTTCCGCGCGGTTCCGCTGCTGATCACGGTCTACGCGCTGTGGGTGATCCTGCTCAGCAACCGGGAGGACTTCGGCCTCTCCGGCAACCAGCCGCAGTTCTGGGCGCTGGTCCTCGGACTGACGGTCTACAACGGTTCGGTGCAGGCCGAGGTGCTGCGGGCCGGCATCCTGTCCGTACCGAAGGGGCAGAGCGAAGCCGCATACGCGCTGGGGCTGAGCAAAACGCAGGTCATGATGACGGTGCTGATCCCGCAGGCCGTCCGGGCCATGATGCCGACGATCATCAGCCAGCTCGTGGTGACCCTCAAGGACACGTCCCTCGGCTTCGTCATCACATACGAGGAACTGCTCTACTCGGCCCGCCAGATGAGCACCAACATCATCGTCAACGGCGAGGACGTCTATATCCCGGTCATCATCGTG includes:
- a CDS encoding amino acid ABC transporter permease; its protein translation is MSGASVLYDVPGPKAKVRNRVYSVIGSLAVLAVLAFVVMRLNDKGQFDPAKWNIFNYAGVRTSIRDGMLVTLQVFAVAAVLSLVLGVLLAVARLSDHKPVRWLATGFIELFRAVPLLITVYALWVILLSNREDFGLSGNQPQFWALVLGLTVYNGSVQAEVLRAGILSVPKGQSEAAYALGLSKTQVMMTVLIPQAVRAMMPTIISQLVVTLKDTSLGFVITYEELLYSARQMSTNIIVNGEDVYIPVIIVTGSLYVALCMALSALANWIERRGRQAKTGIGVAEAGEPVAATDAMEVGDAVPDAPAGEKTGKEN
- a CDS encoding glutamate ABC transporter substrate-binding protein is translated as MTMRKTAAAGALVLALTMTATACGGESGTAGDKPAGGDVYDGTYKVAENIKIDSAVLKKAQKAKKIRIGVKADQPFLGFQNATSKKYSGFDIEIAKMIAADLGFSKDQIDFKTINSNSRETTISRGAIDYYVGTYTINDERKQQVGFAGPYYTAGADLLVRKEDKSITGPDSLKGKKVCSIVGSTPLQEIKKPKYGAETIEDGTYSDCVKKLVDNQVDAVTTDDAILKGYAAQRPEKLRVIGKPFTKEPYGVGMIKDDKALRDAITTALENHIKNGDYKKAYAETLGKSGSDFVAPETPLPRY
- a CDS encoding amino acid ABC transporter permease, translated to MNVLLDYLPEFRDGFLGTLAITGSSALLALVLGILIAGFRVSPIPPLRVFGTAWVTILRNTPLTLLFLVAVFVVPQILVPGASPFVLATLALGFYTSSFVCEAVRSGINTVPLGQAEAARSIGMTFSQTLRLVVLPQATRTVLPPMSSIFIALTKNSAIAGAFSVTELFAHSKLLSDRGYDIAWIFLWIALAYLVITFSISGLFRLLERRMGVAR